In the Nitrospirales bacterium LBB_01 genome, one interval contains:
- the rpmB gene encoding 50S ribosomal protein L28 yields the protein MATCIACGKIKTVGNNVSHANNKTKRWFKPNLQKVKAITNKGPRRVIVCTRCLRSGFVTKAI from the coding sequence TTGGCAACCTGTATAGCTTGTGGTAAGATAAAAACCGTCGGTAACAACGTCAGTCATGCAAATAACAAAACCAAAAGGTGGTTTAAGCCAAACCTTCAGAAGGTAAAAGCTATAACAAACAAAGGCCCAAGAAGAGTTATAGTGTGCACAAGGTGTTTACGTTCCGGATTTGTTACAAAAGCGATATAA
- a CDS encoding ABC transporter permease codes for MSATVKFIPLGLLAVIVLAVIFAGFLTPYDPFKIDLYSIKETPTAKHPCGTDSLGRDVLCRILYGGRISLGVSFIAAAAALSIGFFVGLVSGFFGGVVDTLLMALVDLTLSFPSLLLAIGISVLMPPSVFTVMAAISIVGWAAFARLIRGQVLKIKEMPYIEAARAIGAGNLRIIALYVLPQCMPIAVAMFGLKFSGYILTEASLSFLGLGPQPPIPSWGNMISENRAYLLSEPWMVIFPGLAIALTALCFNLTGDFLFNEKKLHK; via the coding sequence ATGAGTGCAACAGTCAAATTCATCCCGCTGGGATTGTTAGCTGTTATAGTGTTAGCCGTAATATTTGCTGGATTCTTAACCCCGTATGATCCATTTAAAATAGACTTATACAGCATTAAGGAGACTCCGACAGCTAAACACCCATGCGGCACAGACAGCTTAGGGCGTGATGTGTTATGCCGCATACTGTACGGCGGGAGGATTTCCCTTGGGGTTTCATTTATCGCAGCAGCAGCAGCATTGTCAATCGGGTTTTTTGTGGGATTAGTCTCAGGGTTTTTTGGCGGTGTAGTGGATACACTTTTGATGGCTTTAGTGGATCTGACGCTTTCTTTCCCGTCTCTATTATTAGCTATAGGAATTTCTGTGCTGATGCCGCCCAGTGTTTTTACAGTGATGGCTGCAATATCAATAGTGGGGTGGGCGGCTTTTGCAAGACTTATACGAGGACAGGTGTTAAAGATAAAGGAAATGCCTTACATTGAGGCGGCACGTGCAATAGGCGCCGGTAATCTGCGAATCATAGCCCTTTATGTGCTGCCGCAGTGTATGCCCATAGCGGTGGCGATGTTTGGATTAAAGTTCAGCGGCTACATTTTAACGGAGGCATCGTTAAGTTTCCTTGGGCTGGGTCCACAGCCGCCGATTCCAAGCTGGGGCAACATGATTAGCGAAAACAGAGCCTATCTGCTCTCAGAACCGTGGATGGTAATTTTTCCGGGGCTGGCTATTGCTCTGACAGCGTTGTGTTTTAATCTGACAGGTGATTTCCTGTTCAATGAGAAAAAATTGCACAAATAA